AGACTTATCTATGAAATTTTCACCATGGTATATTTATTTTATTATTTTTTGTATGATGTTTTGTATGATGATTATCAACGAATATATTTCTTCATTCGTACCGAAAGAAGGTCCTATATTAGGCAATATGTATAAAGAAATTGAAGAATTTTTAAAAGAAGAAATTAAAAATCCAATTCCTTTTTTTTCCACTACAATCTTATTGGCTCCTATATGTGAAGAAGTTCTTTTTAGAGGAATCATTTTAAATGGAATGTTAAAAAATAAAATTCATCCAATCAAAGCCATTTTATTTTCTTCATTTTTATTTGGCTTAACTCATATGAACCCATGGCAATTTGTAGGTGGTCTTATTATTGGAAGTTTTATAGGATTCATTTATTTTGTCACATCTTCTCTTATAAACTGTATATTATTACATATCTTTAATAATTCTTTTGCTATATTTAGCGTGTTTTTTTTCATGAAAAATGAAGAGTTTTTTTCACAAAAAATAGACCCAAATTTTTGGTTAATTTTGACGGTGGCCTTCACTATAATAGTTACAGGTTGTATTTTTCTCTTAAAAAAAAGAAGAAAAATATGAAAAAAATTTTTTTTGTCACGAACAACATTTTTAAAGAACAAGAAATCAGAAATTTTTTTCTATCTAATCAATCTCAAAAATTTAATCTTTTATCTTTGAAAGATATTGATTTTCGGGATTCAATTCCTGAATTGGGAAATTCTTTTGAAGAAAATGCTTTATTAAAAGCAGAATTTTTTTTTGAAAAAACAAACTTTCCCTGTTTTTCTGAAGATTCTGGATTGAAAGTAGAATATTTAAATGGAGAACCTGGTATTTACTCATCAAGATATTCTAAAACAAGAAAAAACATGGACAATATGAAAAAATTATTATCAAATATGATAAAAGACTCTTCCAGAAAAGCAGAGTTTTTTTGTGTTTTTTGTTTAAAAATCAATGAAAAAGAAATTTATTTTTTTAAAGGAAAATTATCTGGAACAATTTCAAAAAAAATTATTAAAACCCAAGGTTTTGGGTATGATCCTATATTCATTCCAAATGATCACAAACATACTTTATCTGAAATGAATATTGATCAGAAAAATCAAATCAGTCATAGAATCAAAGCTTTTAAGAAATTAATTCAATTTATAAATAATAGAAATTTTTAATAATGAAAAAGCCTTCATTAACTATTTTGGGGTGCCACTCTTCCATACCAACAAATCAATTTCATCCCACCGCTCAAATATTGGAAATGAAAGGTTTTTCCTTTCTTATTGATTGTGGTGAAGGAACACAACTTCAATTAAGAAAAGCAAAAATAAAGTTTAACAGAATAATACATATATTTATATCTCATTTACATGGAGACCACTTTTTTGGATTAATTGGATTGTTATCTACATTTCATTTATTAGGAAGAGAAAAATCTGTCAGCATTTATGCTCCAAAAGGATTAAAAGAAATTATAGATGTTCATTTTAAATGGTCTTACACTAGACTAAAATACTGTATAGATCACATAGAATTATCATCTAAAAAATTAGAAAAAATTATGGAGAATGAAAAAATAGAAGTTTTTTCTATTCCATTAAAACACAGAATTTATGCTAATGGATTTCTCTTTAAAGAAAAACCTAGTAATAGAAAATTAAACATGGAAGAAATTAATAAAATTCCGGATATCAAAATCGTAGATTACAAAAATCTAAAACTAGGAAAAGATTTTAAAACAAATGATGGAAGAATAATCCCAAATGAAAAATTAACGTTTGATCCTCCCAAAAGATTGTCTTACGCTTTTTGTTCAGATACTTCTTTTTATCTTCCTATAATTGAACACATAAAATATGTAGATTTATTATACCACGAATCTACTTTTTTAAAAACAGAAGAAAATAGAGCTATCAATACAGGACATTCCACAGCTAATCAGGCTGCTTATATAGCGAAAAAAGCTAAAGTCAAAAAATTGTTATTAGGACACTATTCAAATCGATTTCCTAATATAAAAGCATTTGAAAAAGAAGCAAAAGAAATTTTCTTTAATGTAGAAGCATCAGAACCCTTAAAAACGTATCATTTATAATCTGAAATTATTCCATTTATTCTTCTTGAAGAAAAAAAAGATATAATTGCCCCTATTGTAAGAATAATACTTATAACTATACAAGAATCTACCATTGTTACTTTTACAGGCAAAGGTATTTTTCCTATCACTTTAATAATTTGATATTGATTTTGGATGAAGTACGTTATATATGCCATAAATAATCCACTCAAACATCCAAAAA
This sequence is a window from Blattabacterium cuenoti. Protein-coding genes within it:
- a CDS encoding type II CAAX endopeptidase family protein produces the protein MKNYFKINYIESILLIVAFTALNFFNVLFRKLLISINLPESMIFSISYTLPFIFLFIFISHQAQKKNLIIDLSMKFSPWYIYFIIFCMMFCMMIINEYISSFVPKEGPILGNMYKEIEEFLKEEIKNPIPFFSTTILLAPICEEVLFRGIILNGMLKNKIHPIKAILFSSFLFGLTHMNPWQFVGGLIIGSFIGFIYFVTSSLINCILLHIFNNSFAIFSVFFFMKNEEFFSQKIDPNFWLILTVAFTIIVTGCIFLLKKRRKI
- the rdgB gene encoding RdgB/HAM1 family non-canonical purine NTP pyrophosphatase, translated to MKKIFFVTNNIFKEQEIRNFFLSNQSQKFNLLSLKDIDFRDSIPELGNSFEENALLKAEFFFEKTNFPCFSEDSGLKVEYLNGEPGIYSSRYSKTRKNMDNMKKLLSNMIKDSSRKAEFFCVFCLKINEKEIYFFKGKLSGTISKKIIKTQGFGYDPIFIPNDHKHTLSEMNIDQKNQISHRIKAFKKLIQFINNRNF
- a CDS encoding ribonuclease Z; the protein is MKKPSLTILGCHSSIPTNQFHPTAQILEMKGFSFLIDCGEGTQLQLRKAKIKFNRIIHIFISHLHGDHFFGLIGLLSTFHLLGREKSVSIYAPKGLKEIIDVHFKWSYTRLKYCIDHIELSSKKLEKIMENEKIEVFSIPLKHRIYANGFLFKEKPSNRKLNMEEINKIPDIKIVDYKNLKLGKDFKTNDGRIIPNEKLTFDPPKRLSYAFCSDTSFYLPIIEHIKYVDLLYHESTFLKTEENRAINTGHSTANQAAYIAKKAKVKKLLLGHYSNRFPNIKAFEKEAKEIFFNVEASEPLKTYHL